The Nocardioides campestrisoli genome includes a window with the following:
- a CDS encoding enoyl-CoA hydratase/isomerase family protein, with protein sequence MGEFVNLEVSDGVGTIRLDRPKMNALNMVVQEEIRAAAQEATDRDDVKAVVVWGGERVFAAGADVKEMAEMSHTDMVKRSGGLQSAISAVARIPKPVVAAITGYALGGGCELALCADVRFAADNAVLGQPEILLGIIPGAGGTQRLARLVGPAKAKDLIFTGRFVNADEALAIGLVDRLVPADQVYAEAVAWASQFSKGATFALRAAKESIDRGLEVDLETGLEIERQQFAALFATEDRSLGMGSFVERGPGKAEFVGR encoded by the coding sequence ATGGGCGAGTTCGTCAACCTCGAGGTGTCCGACGGTGTGGGGACGATCCGGCTGGACCGTCCGAAGATGAACGCCCTCAACATGGTCGTGCAGGAGGAGATCCGTGCGGCTGCCCAGGAGGCGACCGACCGCGACGACGTGAAGGCCGTGGTGGTGTGGGGCGGCGAGCGCGTCTTCGCCGCCGGCGCCGACGTCAAGGAGATGGCCGAGATGTCGCACACCGACATGGTCAAGCGCTCCGGCGGCCTGCAGTCGGCGATCTCCGCCGTGGCGCGGATCCCGAAGCCTGTCGTGGCCGCCATCACCGGCTATGCGCTGGGCGGCGGGTGCGAGCTCGCGCTCTGTGCCGACGTGCGGTTCGCCGCCGACAACGCGGTCCTGGGTCAGCCCGAGATCCTGCTCGGGATCATCCCCGGCGCCGGGGGCACGCAGCGGCTCGCCCGTCTGGTGGGTCCGGCCAAGGCGAAGGACCTGATCTTCACCGGGCGGTTCGTCAACGCGGACGAGGCCCTGGCGATCGGGCTGGTCGACCGCCTGGTCCCCGCGGACCAGGTGTACGCCGAGGCCGTCGCGTGGGCCTCCCAGTTCTCGAAGGGCGCGACCTTCGCGCTGCGCGCCGCCAAGGAGAGCATCGACCGAGGGCTCGAGGTCGACCTGGAGACCGGGCTGGAGATCGAGCGCCAGCAGTTCGCCGCCCTCTTCGCGACCGAGGACCGTAGCCTCGGCATGGGGTCCTTCGTTGAGCGTGGTCCGGGCAAGGCCGAGTTCGTCGGCCGCTGA
- the glgX gene encoding glycogen debranching protein GlgX yields the protein MTPRMWNHQDEQASVWPGRNWPLGPTWTPEATNFAVYCPRADRVWLCLFDDDGTERRVELLEQSLGIWHAEIPGVPVGARYGYRVEGPWDPERGLRFNQHKLLVDPYALAVSGTVQDHPAVYGHELHDPSLPNRADSAPYVPRSVVVARDFDWEGDVPMRRRWRDTVIYEMHVKGMTALHDRVPEELRGTYAGLATPAVTDYLRDLGVTAVELLPIHQFATEPGVAARGQVNYWGYNTLNYFSPHNAYSASGDRGQQVTEFKEMVKALHRAGLEVILDVVYNHTAEGGPQGPTLSFRGLDDLGYYQRVLDGHGDPAVPDTYWDVTGCGNTVDTTHTQSLRLVLDSLRYWVTEMHVDGFRFDLTSALTRTQQAVDMGSHLLTAIGQDPLLRHVKLIAEPWDASMDGYMVGRFPPPWVEWNDQYRDTVRDFWRGHSDGIRTIATRLAGSSDLYADDGRSPYASVNFVTAHDGFTLRDLVSYDRKHNESNGEDNRDGTDNNRSWNCGVEGETDDPEVRALRRRQAKNLLTTLCFSAGVPMLTMGDERGRTQRGNNNAYVHDDPVSWVDWNPDDAWLDVYEHTKAALRLRREHPALRQRHWFEGRPTIKGGPRDLAWLHPDGREMTTEDWHDRSLKVVGMFVSGDPLRSPGPRGEQLHDRSFMMWLNSSADPVRVTLPQNEWVQKGEVVLSTDAAHPAGSVVLAGDVVELEARSALVVREV from the coding sequence ATGACACCGCGCATGTGGAACCACCAGGACGAGCAGGCGAGCGTCTGGCCGGGACGCAACTGGCCCCTGGGTCCGACCTGGACCCCCGAGGCGACGAACTTCGCCGTCTACTGCCCCCGGGCGGACCGGGTCTGGCTGTGCCTGTTCGACGACGACGGCACGGAGCGGCGGGTCGAGCTGCTGGAGCAGTCCCTGGGCATCTGGCACGCCGAGATCCCCGGGGTGCCGGTCGGCGCCCGCTACGGCTACCGGGTCGAGGGCCCCTGGGACCCCGAGCGCGGCCTGCGCTTCAACCAGCACAAGCTGCTCGTCGACCCCTATGCCCTGGCGGTCTCCGGCACGGTGCAGGACCACCCGGCCGTCTACGGACACGAGCTCCACGACCCCTCCCTCCCGAACCGGGCGGACTCCGCCCCGTACGTGCCGCGCAGCGTGGTGGTCGCCCGCGACTTCGACTGGGAGGGCGACGTCCCGATGCGCCGGCGCTGGCGCGACACGGTGATCTACGAGATGCACGTCAAGGGCATGACCGCTCTGCACGACCGGGTGCCCGAGGAGCTGCGCGGCACGTACGCCGGCCTGGCCACGCCGGCGGTCACCGACTACCTGCGCGACCTCGGCGTGACCGCGGTCGAGCTGCTGCCCATCCACCAGTTCGCCACCGAGCCCGGGGTCGCGGCCCGCGGGCAGGTCAACTACTGGGGCTACAACACCCTCAACTACTTCTCCCCGCACAACGCGTACTCCGCCAGCGGGGACCGCGGCCAGCAGGTCACGGAGTTCAAGGAGATGGTCAAGGCCCTGCACCGCGCCGGGCTGGAGGTCATCCTCGACGTCGTCTACAACCACACCGCGGAGGGCGGGCCGCAGGGGCCGACGCTCAGCTTCCGCGGGCTCGACGACCTCGGCTACTACCAGCGGGTGCTGGACGGCCACGGCGACCCGGCGGTGCCCGACACCTACTGGGACGTCACCGGCTGCGGCAACACCGTCGACACCACCCACACCCAGTCGCTGCGGCTGGTCCTGGACTCGCTGCGCTACTGGGTCACCGAGATGCACGTCGACGGGTTCCGCTTCGACCTGACCTCCGCGCTGACCCGCACCCAGCAGGCGGTCGACATGGGCAGCCACCTGCTCACCGCCATCGGCCAGGACCCGCTGCTGCGGCACGTCAAGCTGATCGCCGAGCCCTGGGACGCCTCCATGGACGGCTACATGGTCGGCCGGTTCCCCCCGCCCTGGGTGGAGTGGAACGACCAGTACCGCGACACCGTGCGCGACTTCTGGCGCGGGCACAGCGACGGCATCCGCACGATCGCCACCCGCCTCGCCGGGTCCAGCGACCTGTACGCCGACGACGGGCGCTCGCCGTACGCCTCGGTCAACTTCGTCACCGCCCACGACGGCTTCACCCTGCGCGACCTGGTCAGCTACGACCGCAAGCACAACGAGTCCAACGGCGAGGACAACCGCGACGGCACCGACAACAACCGCTCGTGGAACTGCGGGGTCGAGGGCGAGACCGACGACCCCGAGGTCCGCGCCCTGCGCCGGCGCCAGGCGAAGAACCTGCTGACCACGCTCTGCTTCAGCGCTGGCGTCCCGATGCTGACCATGGGCGACGAGCGTGGCCGCACGCAGCGGGGCAACAACAACGCCTACGTGCACGACGACCCGGTCTCCTGGGTCGACTGGAACCCCGACGACGCGTGGCTCGACGTCTACGAGCACACCAAGGCCGCGCTGCGGCTGCGCCGTGAGCACCCCGCGCTCCGGCAGCGGCACTGGTTCGAGGGACGTCCCACCATCAAGGGCGGGCCGAGGGACCTGGCGTGGCTGCACCCCGACGGTCGCGAGATGACCACCGAGGACTGGCACGACCGCTCGCTCAAGGTGGTCGGGATGTTCGTCTCCGGCGACCCCCTGCGCTCCCCCGGGCCGCGTGGGGAGCAGTTGCACGACCGGTCGTTCATGATGTGGCTCAACAGCTCCGCCGACCCGGTACGGGTCACGCTCCCCCAGAACGAGTGGGTGCAGAAGGGGGAGGTCGTGCTCTCCACCGACGCCGCCCATCCGGCGGGCAGCGTCGTGCTGGCCGGCGACGTCGTCGAGCTCGAGGCCCGCTCGGCGCTGGTGGTGCGCGAGGTCTGA
- the glgP gene encoding alpha-glucan family phosphorylase: MRAIRRITVRPVLPEPLADLSVLAHNLRWSWHPPTQDVFAAVDPVLWDRVGHDPVRLLGEVGRDRLDQLAADPEFTDRLAQARSSLDDYLRGDRWYGRHAGPDAPRSIAYFSPEYGITAVLPQYSGGLGILAGDHLKAASDLGIPLTGVGLLYRHGYFKQSLNRDGWQQETYPVLDPDELPLVPLREADGTRTTVRIDLPDGPLLARVHVAQVGRVPLLLLDSDIEENPEHYRDVTDRLYGGNSEHRLRQELLLGVGGVRALRAWSRITGAPEPEVFHTNEGHAGFLGIERIRELTSAEAGPGLDFDEALEVCRAGTVFTTHTPVPAGIDRFPRTLVEQYFGGGSSPAPGVPVERVLALGAEDYAGGDPGVFNMAVMGFRLAQRANGVSRLHGHVSRGMFNGLWPAFDEAEVPITSITNGVHGPTWVAREIFELAAELGADVDDDDTDSLWPLVDQVPDRRLWDLKRTLRARLVADARTRLARSSAKRGMAPAETGWVEDVLDPDVLTIGFARRVPSYKRLTLMLRDPERLKRLLLDPERPIQLVIAGKSHPADDGGKRLIQEMVRFADDPEVRHRVVFLPNYDIAMALPLYPGCDVWLNNPLRPYEACGTSGMKAALNGGLNLSILDGWWDEWYDGSNGWAIPSADGIDDPDRRDDLEAAALYDLIEHEVAPRFYDVDDDGVPTRWLEMVRHTITSLGPKVLATRQVRDYVRELYAPAARQARLLDGAYEGARDLASWKQRVREQWPSVHVEHVESVDPGDSAEVGSELSLHAYVALGGLAPDDVEVQVVHGRTGHEDELTDFSVVPMSLVESYENGRHRFDAALALDHAGPFGYTVRVVPKHRALASVAELGLVALPG; encoded by the coding sequence ATGCGTGCGATTCGTCGAATCACCGTCCGTCCCGTCCTGCCCGAGCCGCTCGCCGACCTGAGCGTGCTCGCGCACAACCTGCGCTGGTCCTGGCACCCGCCGACCCAGGACGTCTTCGCCGCCGTCGACCCGGTCCTGTGGGACCGCGTCGGCCACGACCCGGTGCGGCTGCTGGGGGAGGTGGGCCGGGACAGGCTGGACCAGCTCGCCGCCGACCCGGAGTTCACCGACCGGCTGGCGCAGGCGCGCAGCTCCTTGGACGACTACCTGCGCGGGGACCGCTGGTACGGCCGGCACGCGGGGCCGGACGCGCCCCGCTCGATCGCCTACTTCTCCCCGGAGTACGGCATCACCGCGGTGCTGCCCCAGTACTCCGGCGGCCTGGGCATCCTCGCGGGGGACCACCTCAAGGCGGCCTCCGACCTCGGCATCCCGTTGACCGGCGTGGGACTGCTCTACCGGCACGGCTACTTCAAGCAGTCGCTCAACCGCGACGGCTGGCAGCAGGAGACCTACCCGGTCCTGGACCCCGACGAGCTGCCGCTGGTCCCGCTGCGCGAGGCCGACGGGACGCGCACCACCGTGCGGATCGACCTGCCCGACGGCCCGCTGCTCGCGCGGGTGCACGTGGCCCAGGTCGGCCGGGTCCCGCTCCTGCTGCTCGACTCCGACATCGAGGAGAACCCCGAGCACTACCGGGACGTGACCGACCGGCTCTACGGCGGCAACTCCGAGCACCGGCTGCGCCAGGAGCTGCTCCTGGGCGTCGGGGGAGTGCGGGCGCTGCGCGCCTGGTCGCGGATCACCGGGGCGCCGGAGCCGGAGGTGTTCCACACCAACGAGGGACACGCGGGCTTCCTGGGCATCGAGCGGATCCGCGAGCTCACCTCGGCCGAGGCGGGGCCCGGCCTGGACTTCGACGAGGCGCTCGAGGTGTGCCGGGCCGGGACCGTCTTCACCACCCACACCCCGGTGCCGGCCGGCATCGACCGGTTCCCGCGGACCCTGGTCGAGCAGTACTTCGGCGGCGGCTCCAGCCCGGCCCCCGGGGTCCCGGTCGAGCGGGTGCTCGCCCTGGGCGCCGAGGACTACGCCGGGGGCGACCCGGGGGTGTTCAACATGGCGGTGATGGGATTCCGGCTGGCTCAGCGCGCCAACGGCGTCTCCCGGCTGCACGGGCATGTCTCCCGGGGGATGTTCAACGGCCTGTGGCCGGCCTTCGACGAGGCCGAGGTGCCGATCACCTCGATCACCAACGGCGTCCACGGACCGACCTGGGTGGCGCGGGAGATCTTCGAGCTCGCCGCCGAGCTCGGCGCCGACGTGGACGACGACGACACCGACAGCCTGTGGCCGCTGGTGGACCAGGTCCCCGACCGCCGGCTGTGGGACCTCAAGCGCACCCTGCGCGCCCGCCTGGTCGCCGACGCGCGCACCCGGCTGGCCCGGTCCTCGGCGAAGCGGGGGATGGCCCCCGCCGAGACCGGCTGGGTGGAGGACGTGCTCGACCCCGACGTGCTCACGATCGGCTTCGCCCGACGGGTGCCCTCCTACAAGCGCCTGACGCTGATGCTGCGCGACCCGGAGCGGCTCAAGCGGCTCCTGCTCGACCCGGAGCGCCCGATCCAGCTGGTGATCGCCGGCAAGTCGCACCCGGCCGACGACGGCGGCAAGCGGCTGATCCAGGAGATGGTCCGGTTCGCCGACGACCCTGAGGTGCGCCACCGGGTGGTCTTCCTGCCGAACTACGACATCGCCATGGCGCTCCCGCTCTACCCGGGCTGCGACGTGTGGCTGAACAACCCGCTGCGTCCGTACGAGGCGTGCGGCACCTCGGGCATGAAGGCGGCGCTGAACGGCGGACTCAACCTCTCCATCCTCGACGGCTGGTGGGACGAGTGGTACGACGGCAGCAACGGCTGGGCGATCCCGTCGGCCGACGGGATCGACGACCCCGACCGCCGCGACGACCTCGAGGCGGCGGCCCTCTACGACCTGATTGAGCACGAGGTGGCACCGCGGTTCTACGACGTGGACGACGACGGCGTGCCCACCCGCTGGCTGGAGATGGTGCGGCACACGATCACCTCGCTGGGCCCGAAGGTGCTGGCCACCCGGCAGGTGCGCGACTACGTGCGCGAGCTCTACGCGCCCGCGGCCCGGCAGGCGAGGCTGCTGGACGGGGCGTACGAGGGCGCCCGGGACCTGGCCTCGTGGAAGCAGCGGGTGCGTGAGCAGTGGCCCTCGGTGCACGTGGAGCACGTGGAGTCCGTCGACCCGGGGGACTCCGCGGAGGTGGGCAGCGAGCTGAGCCTGCACGCCTACGTCGCGCTCGGCGGGCTCGCTCCGGACGACGTCGAGGTCCAGGTCGTGCACGGCCGGACCGGCCACGAGGACGAGCTCACCGACTTCTCGGTCGTCCCGATGAGCCTGGTGGAGTCCTACGAGAACGGCCGGCACCGGTTCGACGCGGCCCTGGCGCTGGACCACGCGGGTCCGTTCGGCTACACCGTCCGGGTGGTGCCGAAGCACCGGGCACTGGCGTCGGTGGCCGAGCTCGGCCTGGTCGCCCTGCCCGGCTGA
- a CDS encoding alpha-1,4-glucan--maltose-1-phosphate maltosyltransferase, whose protein sequence is MVGRIPVMAVHPVVDLGRQPAKATVGEPLPVRATVFREGHDQLGAEVVLVAPDGTRRRPVRMSPLPEGRTRYGAEVVPDEVGAWGFEIHAWSDPLATWEHDASLKIPAGVDVELMFTEMRLLLERVLEAGDLTGADRSLVASAARSAEDEARPAEARLALLRSPELTRVLREHPLRDLATVEGPYPLWVDRTLALYGSWYEFFPRSEGATRDPRTGKVTSGTFATASKRLDAVAEMGFDIVYLPPIHPIGEVNRKGPNNTLTPGPDDPGSPWAIGSRHGGHDAVHPDLGTLEDFDAFVARARELGLEVALDLALQAAPDHPWVTSHPEWFTTRADGTIAYAENPPKKYQDIYPINFDNDPNGICREVLRVVRHWMAHGVRIFRVDNPHTKPLAFWEWLIKEVRRTDPDVIFLSEAFTLPAMMHGLGAIGFHQSYTYFTWRTGKRELEDYLREVSHESDHLMRPNFFVNTPDILHAYLQYGGPPAFKVRAVLAATGSPSWGVYAGYELFEHVAVRPGSEEYLDSEKYQVRIRDWEGAAEEGRTLAPYLTRLNELRRRHPALQLLRNLSVHASDDDQILVYSKRRADEHGEDTVLVVVNLDPHATRETMVHLDMPALGFGWHDSFIAHDELTGQEWSWNQHNYVRLDPGHEPAHIFHLRSPR, encoded by the coding sequence ATGGTTGGTCGAATTCCCGTCATGGCAGTCCATCCGGTGGTCGACCTCGGTCGTCAGCCGGCCAAGGCGACCGTGGGCGAGCCCCTGCCCGTCCGCGCCACCGTGTTCCGCGAGGGTCACGACCAGCTCGGCGCCGAGGTGGTGCTGGTCGCCCCCGACGGCACCCGGCGCCGCCCGGTGCGGATGAGCCCGCTCCCCGAGGGGCGGACCCGCTACGGCGCCGAGGTCGTGCCCGACGAGGTCGGCGCGTGGGGCTTCGAGATCCACGCGTGGTCCGACCCGCTCGCCACCTGGGAGCACGACGCGTCGCTGAAGATCCCCGCCGGCGTGGACGTCGAGCTGATGTTCACCGAGATGCGGCTCCTCCTGGAGCGGGTCCTGGAGGCGGGCGACCTGACCGGCGCCGACCGGTCGCTGGTCGCTTCGGCGGCGCGGAGCGCGGAGGACGAGGCCCGCCCGGCTGAGGCCCGCCTCGCCCTGCTGCGCTCCCCCGAGCTGACGCGCGTGCTGCGCGAGCACCCGCTGCGCGACCTGGCCACCGTCGAGGGCCCCTACCCGTTGTGGGTCGACCGGACCCTTGCGCTCTACGGCAGCTGGTACGAGTTCTTCCCGCGCTCCGAGGGCGCCACCCGGGACCCGAGGACGGGGAAGGTGACCAGCGGCACCTTCGCCACCGCGAGCAAGCGGCTGGACGCGGTCGCCGAGATGGGCTTCGACATCGTCTACCTGCCGCCGATCCACCCGATCGGCGAGGTCAACCGCAAGGGACCGAACAACACCCTCACCCCCGGCCCCGACGACCCGGGATCCCCGTGGGCGATCGGCAGCCGGCACGGCGGCCACGACGCCGTCCACCCCGACCTGGGCACCCTGGAGGACTTCGACGCCTTCGTCGCCCGCGCCCGCGAGCTCGGCCTGGAGGTCGCGCTCGACCTCGCCCTGCAGGCCGCCCCCGACCACCCGTGGGTGACCAGTCACCCGGAGTGGTTCACCACCCGGGCCGACGGCACCATCGCCTACGCGGAGAACCCGCCCAAGAAGTACCAGGACATCTACCCGATCAACTTCGACAACGACCCGAACGGCATCTGCCGCGAGGTCCTGCGGGTGGTGCGGCACTGGATGGCGCACGGCGTGCGGATCTTCCGGGTCGACAACCCGCACACCAAGCCGCTGGCGTTCTGGGAGTGGCTGATCAAGGAGGTCCGCCGCACCGACCCGGACGTCATCTTCCTCTCCGAGGCGTTCACGCTGCCGGCAATGATGCACGGCCTGGGCGCGATCGGGTTCCACCAGTCCTACACGTACTTCACCTGGCGCACCGGCAAGCGCGAGCTCGAGGACTACCTGCGCGAGGTCTCGCACGAGTCCGACCACCTGATGCGGCCGAACTTCTTCGTCAACACCCCCGACATCCTGCACGCCTACCTGCAGTACGGCGGCCCGCCGGCGTTCAAGGTCCGCGCCGTGCTCGCGGCCACCGGCTCCCCGTCCTGGGGCGTCTACGCCGGCTACGAGCTGTTCGAGCACGTGGCGGTCCGGCCGGGAAGCGAGGAGTACCTGGACTCGGAGAAGTACCAGGTGCGGATCCGGGACTGGGAGGGCGCGGCCGAGGAGGGCCGCACCCTGGCGCCGTACCTGACCCGGCTCAACGAGCTGCGCCGCCGGCACCCGGCCCTCCAGCTGCTGCGCAACCTCAGCGTGCACGCCTCCGACGACGACCAGATCCTGGTCTACAGCAAGCGGCGCGCCGACGAGCACGGCGAGGACACCGTCCTGGTGGTGGTCAACCTCGACCCGCACGCGACCCGGGAGACAATGGTCCACCTGGACATGCCGGCCCTCGGGTTCGGCTGGCACGACTCCTTCATCGCCCACGACGAGCTCACCGGGCAGGAGTGGAGCTGGAACCAGCACAACTACGTCCGGCTCGACCCCGGACACGAACCCGCCCACATCTTCCACCTGAGGAGCCCCCGGTGA